The window TATTAGGTCTTATTTTTGTTTTCTTTAGTATCCTTTTCTTCATTATGGCATTTTTTAATAACGACGATTTATTGTTCCCGTTATTTGGTCTGTTAAATGGGTTCATTGCAATGGGTATAGGAGACCTTGTCATTGATATGAACCATAAAAATAGAATGGAAGCAAAGAGAGAGGCTTAATTGGTAAAAACATTTTTAATTGAAGAGGAGACCATTAAAGTGTTTAAAATGACTTCTCTGAAATATACTTGCTGAAAAAAAGAATGCTTTAGAATAAGTCTATACATAATAAATAGGGACTATTGTTCTATTTACGAGAAAATTGTCGAAAAGTTTACACTATATTAATAATAGTAAGTTAAACTTAAAATGTAAGACTTTAATAGACTTAAAAGTGGAGAGGAGCAAGAAAATGCAGAATAGTAGATTCAAGCAAATTTTTTCTGTGATGATCGCCCTATTTTTAGTAATTGGCTTAATCACACCTGCTTCAAACAGTTCGGCTGCAACAACTAATTCGTTAACCGTTGCAGAAGCAATTGCAAATAACACGGGGAAAGGTACAGTTGTGGGGTATATTGTAGGTACTTCTAGAACTGGATCTAGTCTTGGAACTGGAACATTTGAGAACTTTACGGTAAACACGAATGTTCTAATTGCAGACACTCCAAGTGAAACAGACCTAAATAAAATGATTCCAGTACAGCTTCCTAATAACACTATTCGCACAGCTGTAAACTTAGTAGACAATCCTACTAATTTAGGAAAAAAGTTTTCGTTCACTGGAAATTTAGCACTTTATTTCGGAGTACCAGGTTTAAGGGATCTGTCTGGATATGAATTCATCGGTGACAAGGATGGCACAAACCCAGATCCAACACCGGAACCACCAGGTGATGAAGATCCAGTAGTAGATGCTATTACTGTAAGGCAAGCTATCGATAACAATAGCGGAACCGCAACAGTCGAAGGGTTTATTGTTGGTACAAGAAACGACTTTGAAGGTCCATTTACAGCTGCAACTAACATCCAAATTGCGGATCACCCACATGAAAGAGCACTAATAAATACATTACCAGTTCAATTGACAACAGGTGTAATTCGCAATAGTTTAAATTTAGTAGATAATCCAGATTTATTAGGGAAGAAAATTAGAATTACAGGTAATCTAGAATCATATTTTACTGTTCCTGGTTTAAAAAGTCCAACATCATTTGAAATCTTAGAAGATGGCGATATCCCAGAACTAATTATTCCTGAAGTATCTCTAAAAGAAGCTAGAGGAATGATTGGTCAAACGGTTATTACAGAAGGTGTTGTAAATGTGGATAACAACCTTTTACAGCCTGGTAGACTTTCTGTATACATTCAAGATGAAGATGCTGGAATTCAACTTTTCGCTTACCAAGCAAACCGATTCCCTGATATTAAAGAGGGCGACCGTGTACAGGTAAAAGGAAAAGTTGGAGTATATAATGGAGTAACACAAGTAGAAGTAGAAGAATTAACGATTACAGAGCGTGGACAAGCTGCCACTCCTAAACAAGTGTCTGTTGCAGACTATTCCAACAGTACTTCAGCAGAAGCGTTAGAAGGACAATTGGTAACGTTTACAGGATTCATTTTTAGTGTTCCTGATTACAGTTCAGGTGGAGCGAACATTACAGTTATAGATGAAGATTTAAATGTCGTACTTATTCGTGCTTGGGAGAGTACTGGTATCGACTTAACTAGTATTACACCTAACAAATGGTATGAAATCACTGCTATTTCTAGCGAATATCGTGGTACGTACCAAGTACTACCTAGATCAAATGCTGATATGAAAATATTAGAAGAGCAAAAAGAAAAACCTTTTTACGGTGGAAAAGAAGTTCTTGCAACTGTTGAGAGAGTAGTAGACGGGGACACAGTGCGTCTATCCACACCAGTTTTTGGAGCTAAAAATGTTCGTTTTTTAAACATCGACACATTAGAAACGTACCATTCAGTTCGAAATGAATTAGACGAAAACCAAATGAAACACGGAAAACGAGCTGGTGACCATTTGCGTACAATGCTTGCGGATGGCGATGAAGTTATTTTACGAATTGGTGAAGAGCCTCTAGATGGGTACGGCCGCTTATTAGCAGAAGTTATCACACTAGACGGTGTGAATACAAACTATGAAATGGTACTAGCTGGTCATGCAGTTACATATTTTATATGGCCCTTTGAAAGTGATGTAGTAGAAAAATACGGTAAAGCGTTAAAAGAAGCAAAAGACGCAGGTCTTGCCATTTGGAATCCGGAAGATCCAATGATGGAATATCCATTCGAATTCCGTGCTCGTGAAGGTGGATCTACACCAAAACGTCCAGTAGGAGATTATCGTACGAAATATTATGTACCAGCTTCTGAATGGCGTTCTGTTGAGCCAGAATATCGCGTGTTTTTCCATACAGAGGAAGATGCTATTTCGGCTGGTTACAGTCCAATGCCTGTTTCCAAGTTAGCTGTACTACAAGATATTAAAGCGGCGCTAGTTCTTTACAACAGTGAAGACCACTTATATAAACGTAGTACTTTCAACGTAATATTTAATCAAACAAACACAGTAGAAAATCACGCATTAAAATTAGAATTACCAAAAAATGAGCGAGCACTTCAAGCGCATAATCATAACTATCTACGTGCATTAGAAAAGTTATTACTTGATTTGGAAAAGGAATATTCCAATGAAAATCTAAGCGAATCAGCATACGATGCGATATACGGCTTAGTGGAAGTGGTGCTTTCTAAAGAAGCAATGGAACTAGAAGAACTAGCAAGTTAATTTATTTAAAGAGCTGAGAGGATATTTATTTAACCTTTTAGCTCTTTTTGTATAGTTTTAAATTACTATGCTTACTTTTGAATTTAATTAATCTATAAGAATTGCAAGAGGGACTAAATCCTATGATTAAAGATTATTTATTAATTATACTTTAACAGCTAAATGAAACTAGTAACCTTCCATAAAAAATGCATGGATTAAACAATAACCCATGCATTTTTCTTATTTATTCAGTAGGTTGATTTCCACCTTTATTGCCACCAGCATTGTTTTTTAGTAAAACTTTCAAACCACTGTTCATATCAGAAGCAAGTACATAGTTTCTGTCTACGAAAACTCCCCAAACGTTGGAGCGCTCTGGCGTGTAACGACCGATTTCAACAGGGTTGCTTGGGTTTGTAATGTCAACATGAACAACTCCACCTGAGTAGTAGGAAAGGTAAAGTGTGTTTCCAAGGACTTTAGGGTCGTGTACTGTTTTTGCAAATGTTGAACGACCAGCAGGACTTTCAGGAACATCAAACGTCAATTCTGTCGTAAATTGACTTAACAGAACAGGGTTCGTTTTATCTTTAATATCATAAATACGAGTGTAGCCATACGCATCTTCATAACCAGCACCTACAGGATTCGCCACTTCACGTGTTTCGATAAGGATTGTTCCACCTTTTGCAAGGGCAGCAGAGTGAGCGGCGCCTTTTACGTGACTTTCAAAACTAGTTCTACCTAAGTATACTGGCTCTTCTGGATTTCTTATGTCAAAAATAACCGTTCCTAAATCCCACATAGATACATATGCGTAATGACCGTTGTTATCTGTAATTACACTATGATTAAACACTGGACGGTTTCTATTTTCTTCCTCTACAAACCAAAAGTAACCGTCAAAGCTTTCTGGCACTTCAGGAAGTACTCGTGGATCAAACTGCCACAGTTTCTCTGGACTTGTTGGATTTGTAACATCAATAATTTGGAAGTCTTTTTCTACTCCTCCAGTGTAAAAATCTGCATATGGACTAGAAGTTAAAAGTAATGCACGATTACCTTGTGTTGTTAAATATAATTCGTGAGTACCAGTAATACGACGATCAAGCTCGTAAAAACCAAGACGTTCAGGGTTATACGGATCACTTACATCGTATAGGAGCACCCCACCAATACTGTCAGGTCTATTAGCATTGTTACGGCTAGTTTGTTGTACACTTACTACCGCTAAGTCTCCTTTAAAGTGAGGAGTGTTTACGGATCTAACGATAACTTTTTCCTGCCAAGTAAATGGAATGTCGTTAGCGAACGTCGCTACTTCTACAGGGTTAGCTGGATCTTTTAAGTCAAAAACGCGAACGCCGCCATTACCTCCACCAGCAGTATGAGTTCCTGTATAAGCAAAACCTTTATATGCATACACATCTGCCATATTCTTTTGGGAACCATTAATTGGCTCAATTTGTAAAGAAGCAGCTTCTGTTAAGAAACGAACATTTTTACCTCCAGTGGAACTGAAACCTAATTGCATCTCATTTAGTTCTTCCTGTGTAAATGCCGAACCTGCCTTATTACCTGCTTCAAAGTCTAATGCATCATGTGCAAAAGCAGTTGGGATAAATGTAGAAAATACAATGGCTCCTGCTAAAGTCGTGTTAACGAGTAGTTTACTTTTTTTCACTAGATCTAACCCCCGAGTTTCATAGTTTTTGGTACAAGCCAAATTATAGCAATGAATTTTTTTGTAAACTATTCAAAAAATTCTACGTTTTTCGACCTTTCCTTTGTATAAATGTCGACAGAATAG is drawn from Bacillus alkalisoli and contains these coding sequences:
- a CDS encoding DUF6359 domain-containing protein, coding for MQNSRFKQIFSVMIALFLVIGLITPASNSSAATTNSLTVAEAIANNTGKGTVVGYIVGTSRTGSSLGTGTFENFTVNTNVLIADTPSETDLNKMIPVQLPNNTIRTAVNLVDNPTNLGKKFSFTGNLALYFGVPGLRDLSGYEFIGDKDGTNPDPTPEPPGDEDPVVDAITVRQAIDNNSGTATVEGFIVGTRNDFEGPFTAATNIQIADHPHERALINTLPVQLTTGVIRNSLNLVDNPDLLGKKIRITGNLESYFTVPGLKSPTSFEILEDGDIPELIIPEVSLKEARGMIGQTVITEGVVNVDNNLLQPGRLSVYIQDEDAGIQLFAYQANRFPDIKEGDRVQVKGKVGVYNGVTQVEVEELTITERGQAATPKQVSVADYSNSTSAEALEGQLVTFTGFIFSVPDYSSGGANITVIDEDLNVVLIRAWESTGIDLTSITPNKWYEITAISSEYRGTYQVLPRSNADMKILEEQKEKPFYGGKEVLATVERVVDGDTVRLSTPVFGAKNVRFLNIDTLETYHSVRNELDENQMKHGKRAGDHLRTMLADGDEVILRIGEEPLDGYGRLLAEVITLDGVNTNYEMVLAGHAVTYFIWPFESDVVEKYGKALKEAKDAGLAIWNPEDPMMEYPFEFRAREGGSTPKRPVGDYRTKYYVPASEWRSVEPEYRVFFHTEEDAISAGYSPMPVSKLAVLQDIKAALVLYNSEDHLYKRSTFNVIFNQTNTVENHALKLELPKNERALQAHNHNYLRALEKLLLDLEKEYSNENLSESAYDAIYGLVEVVLSKEAMELEELAS
- a CDS encoding LVIVD repeat-containing protein, with amino-acid sequence MKKSKLLVNTTLAGAIVFSTFIPTAFAHDALDFEAGNKAGSAFTQEELNEMQLGFSSTGGKNVRFLTEAASLQIEPINGSQKNMADVYAYKGFAYTGTHTAGGGNGGVRVFDLKDPANPVEVATFANDIPFTWQEKVIVRSVNTPHFKGDLAVVSVQQTSRNNANRPDSIGGVLLYDVSDPYNPERLGFYELDRRITGTHELYLTTQGNRALLLTSSPYADFYTGGVEKDFQIIDVTNPTSPEKLWQFDPRVLPEVPESFDGYFWFVEEENRNRPVFNHSVITDNNGHYAYVSMWDLGTVIFDIRNPEEPVYLGRTSFESHVKGAAHSAALAKGGTILIETREVANPVGAGYEDAYGYTRIYDIKDKTNPVLLSQFTTELTFDVPESPAGRSTFAKTVHDPKVLGNTLYLSYYSGGVVHVDITNPSNPVEIGRYTPERSNVWGVFVDRNYVLASDMNSGLKVLLKNNAGGNKGGNQPTE